One segment of Oreochromis niloticus isolate F11D_XX linkage group LG8, O_niloticus_UMD_NMBU, whole genome shotgun sequence DNA contains the following:
- the atoh1c gene encoding protein atonal homolog 1 produces the protein MPPRKSLFAPFVSVDSECGPGPAVSALHADLHALLQRSLAQDHSGDYRDPPRAIVELRLGAAGGALHYLPPDTSALERAQRRRRLAANARERRRMLGLNVAFDRLRSVIPNTDSDRKLSKSETLQMAQIYISTLSELLQQGAGGAPSPGTDKAPAAGDPPRPESHFHTAKSSGGGPGCPEEDVQGGREYL, from the coding sequence ATGCCTCCACGTAAAAGCCTCTTCGCTCCCTTCGTGTCCGTGGACTCTGAGTGCGGTCCCGGTCCCGCGGTCTCGGCGCTCCACGCGGATCTCCACGCGCTGCTGCAGCGGAGCCTCGCACAGGACCATTCCGGGGACTACCGGGACCCCCCGCGCGCCATCGTGGAGCTCCGGCTCGGTGCCGCCGGGGGCGCGCTGCACTACCTGCCGCCGGACACGAGCGCTCTGGAGCGCGCGCAGAGACGCCGGCGCCTCGCGGCCAATGCTCGCGAGCGGCGCAGGATGCTGGGACTGAACGTGGCCTTTGACCGGCTCCGCAGCGTTATTCCCAACACGGACAGCGACCGGAAGCTGTCCAAGTCCGAGACCCTGCAGATGGCGCAGATCTACATCTCCACCCTCAGCGAGCTGCTGCAGCAGGGCGCGGGCGGAGCACCCAGCCCGGGCACCGACAAAGCGCCGGCGGCCGGGGACCCGCCTCGGCCCGAGAGCCACTTCCACACGGCCAAGAGCAGCGGCGGAGGCCCGGGGTGCCCCGAGGAGGACGTGCAGGGGGGACGTGAATATCTGTGA